From one Lolium rigidum isolate FL_2022 chromosome 4, APGP_CSIRO_Lrig_0.1, whole genome shotgun sequence genomic stretch:
- the LOC124650155 gene encoding protein LURP-one-related 15-like, with product MALPAASGAPQAPLPVVGHQFCAPYVVPLTVTKKALSLSDGDFAITDANGAVVLKVKGTIFSMRHRRVLLDAAGQPLLSMQEKVFSMHHRWEVFRGDSSNASDLLFSVKKSSMIQLKTEMDVFLAGNTAHQVCDFKISGNYFDRSCAFYLGDSTTMVAQMNRKFTVSNVLLDRDTFMVTVFPHVDYVFIAALVVILDEVHREKFDE from the exons ATGGCGCTTCCGGCGGCCAGCGGAGCCCCACAGGCGCCGCTGCCAGTGGTGGGGCATCAGTTCTGCGCTCCGTACGTCGTGCCGCTCACGGTGACCAAGAAAGCCCTCAGCCTCTCCGACGGCGACTTCGCAATCACCGACGCCAACGGCGCCGTCGTGCTCAAGGTCAAGGGAACCATCTTCAGCATGCGgcaccgccgcgtcctcctcgacgccgccggccagcccctcctgtCTATGCAAGAGAAG GTATTCAGTATGCACCACAGATGGGAAGTGTTCAGAGGGGACAGCTCAAACGCAAGCGATCTGCTCTTCAGCGTGAAGAAATCTTCGATGATCCAACTCAAGACGGAGATGGATGTCTTCTTGGCTGGAAACACCGCACATCAGGTCTGCGATTTCAAGATCAGCGGCAACTACTTCGACAGGTCCTGCGCCTTCTACCTTGGCGACTCCACCACAATGGTAGCTCAA ATGAACCGTAAGTTCACTGTTTCGAATGTGCTGCTCGACAGGGACACGTTTATGGTTACGGTGTTTCCGCATGTCGACTACGTGTTCATCGCGGCTCTTGTTGTGATCCTGGACGAGGTTCACAGGGAGAAATTCGATGAATGA